The sequence TCGACCCGTCAGCTGCTCCGCATCGACGAGGCGCTTCGCCTGGCCGACCAGGGCACCGGCCTGGTCTTCTCGGTCTACGTGGGCGGCCTCGACGAGCCGATCCGGGAGCACGCCGAGCGGCTGCACCAGCAGCTCGCCGAGCCGGACAAGTCCGTGCTGATCGCGGTGTCGCCCAACCAGCGGCAGCTGGAGATCGTCACCGGCCGATACGCCCGCAAGCGGATCCCCGACACGTACGCCCGGCTCGCCGCGCTCTCCATGGTGGCGTCCTTCGGCGGCGGCGACCTGGCCGGGGGCATCATCCAGGG comes from Micromonospora viridifaciens and encodes:
- a CDS encoding DUF5130 family protein, with translation MTVGEMQAQTGTGVPPQVLDGPFSTRQLLRIDEALRLADQGTGLVFSVYVGGLDEPIREHAERLHQQLAEPDKSVLIAVSPNQRQLEIVTGRYARKRIPDTYARLAALSMVASFGGGDLAGGIIQGLDQLATHAGKG